A stretch of Aureispira sp. CCB-E DNA encodes these proteins:
- a CDS encoding replication-associated recombination protein A yields MANKNQPLAERMRPQSLEDYISQKHLVGDSGALTKVIQIGRIPSLILWGPPGTGKTTLANIIASSSGRVFYSLSAINAGVKEVREVIKKAEGHHGLFSPQQRPLLFIDEIHRFSKSQQDALLGAVEKGIITLIGATTENPSFEVIPALLSRCQVYILNSLDKQDLVQLLENAIQKDPVLSEKEIVLKEVDALLRFSGGDARKLLNVFELICTSEEAPKVIVTNALVQSKVQQNIVRYDKTGEQHYDIVSAFIKSIRGSDPNAAVYWLARMIEGGEDVKFIARRMLIAASEDIGNANPTALVIANNTFQAVTTIGYPESRIILSQCATYLAASPKSNASYMAINNAQRLVKQTGDLSVPLHLRNAPTKLMKQLDYGKEYQYAHDYPGNFVDQEYLPKEIENTKLYEPGHNQREKGMRNYLKHFWKEKYNY; encoded by the coding sequence ATGGCAAACAAAAACCAACCACTTGCAGAACGAATGCGCCCACAATCGCTAGAAGATTATATCAGCCAAAAACATTTGGTTGGAGACAGTGGAGCCTTAACAAAAGTCATTCAGATTGGTCGTATTCCATCCTTAATTCTTTGGGGACCTCCCGGTACTGGAAAAACAACCTTGGCAAATATTATCGCCAGTAGTTCAGGACGTGTTTTCTATAGTCTATCTGCCATTAATGCAGGTGTCAAAGAAGTGCGAGAAGTCATCAAAAAAGCCGAAGGACATCATGGATTATTTAGTCCTCAGCAACGCCCTTTGTTGTTTATTGATGAAATTCATCGATTCAGTAAATCTCAACAAGATGCTTTGTTAGGAGCTGTGGAAAAAGGAATTATTACATTGATTGGAGCAACAACAGAAAATCCTAGCTTTGAAGTTATTCCTGCTCTTTTGTCTCGTTGCCAAGTATATATTTTGAATAGTTTGGACAAGCAAGACTTGGTTCAACTGCTTGAAAATGCAATTCAAAAAGACCCTGTTCTATCCGAAAAAGAGATTGTTCTAAAAGAAGTCGATGCACTCTTACGGTTTTCGGGAGGAGATGCCCGAAAATTACTCAATGTTTTTGAATTGATTTGTACTTCTGAAGAAGCTCCAAAAGTAATTGTCACCAATGCTCTAGTGCAATCTAAAGTACAACAAAATATTGTTCGATACGACAAAACAGGCGAACAACACTATGATATCGTTTCTGCATTTATAAAATCTATTAGAGGGTCTGACCCCAATGCTGCGGTTTATTGGTTGGCAAGAATGATTGAGGGTGGAGAAGATGTCAAATTTATTGCTAGAAGAATGTTAATTGCTGCATCAGAAGATATCGGCAATGCTAATCCAACAGCACTAGTTATTGCAAATAATACCTTTCAAGCAGTAACCACTATTGGCTATCCCGAAAGTAGGATTATACTGTCTCAATGTGCTACTTATTTGGCTGCTTCTCCCAAGAGCAATGCGTCTTATATGGCAATTAATAATGCCCAACGTTTGGTAAAACAAACGGGAGATTTATCGGTTCCGCTACACTTGCGCAATGCGCCAACAAAGCTCATGAAACAATTGGATTACGGCAAAGAATATCAATATGCACACGATTATCCTGGTAATTTTGTCGACCAAGAATACCTACCTAAGGAAATTGAAAATACCAAATTGTATGAACCAGGTCATAATCAGCGAGAAAAAGGTATGCGCAATTATTTAAAGCATTTCTGGAAAGAAAAATATAATTACTAG
- a CDS encoding YqjF family protein produces MKFLTAEWRKLIMANYLVEPDFLLPYLPAGTELDYWNGKLHLSLVGFMFLNTKVLGMPIPFHRNFEEVNLRFYVKYQHQGEWRRGVVFIKEIVPKRMITLVANTVYGEHYETLKMDHHISIEKDKLTVEYHIQKNQSWYKMKAEAINQLLPIEPNSEVEFITEHYWGYTQIDKKQTAQYEVGHPTWDFYEVDNFEIKGDFSSIYGKQFDFINSAPDSVFLAEGSEIFVMKGASIRI; encoded by the coding sequence ATGAAATTTTTGACAGCAGAATGGAGAAAGTTAATAATGGCTAATTATTTAGTAGAGCCAGATTTTCTGTTGCCTTATTTGCCAGCAGGAACAGAATTGGATTATTGGAATGGCAAGCTCCATTTGAGTTTGGTGGGGTTTATGTTTTTGAATACCAAAGTACTGGGTATGCCAATCCCGTTTCATAGAAATTTTGAAGAGGTAAATTTACGCTTTTATGTCAAGTATCAACATCAAGGAGAATGGCGTCGAGGAGTTGTTTTTATTAAAGAAATTGTTCCTAAAAGGATGATTACTTTAGTAGCCAATACGGTTTACGGGGAGCATTACGAAACGCTTAAGATGGATCACCATATTTCGATCGAAAAGGATAAATTAACGGTAGAGTATCACATCCAAAAGAATCAATCTTGGTACAAAATGAAAGCAGAAGCAATAAACCAGTTGTTACCAATAGAGCCTAATAGTGAAGTAGAATTTATAACAGAGCATTATTGGGGATATACTCAAATTGACAAAAAACAAACCGCACAGTACGAAGTAGGACACCCTACATGGGATTTTTATGAAGTTGACAACTTTGAAATAAAAGGGGACTTCTCATCGATTTATGGAAAACAGTTTGATTTTATTAATTCTGCACCTGATTCTGTTTTTTTAGCAGAGGGTTCAGAAATTTTTGTGATGAAAGGAGCTTCAATTAGAATTTGA
- a CDS encoding ankyrin repeat domain-containing protein produces MLEQELLEAVRQKSKTKINKLIKQGIDLNAQNEIGQTPLMLALEMVLSARIDHWYSEGHNGDRFVQYKLNNGLFTYHVNKEERSFPLKDQKYCAKQSWGPQGQMDYYNAIDSALAILKGASQLDRQDDNGDTALIIAARIGEPRLLKALLKGGADPTISNKKGEVALHAIATSGRLDGLKFFFKQIEGLDVHTKDGAGWTVLHHLVATQDHLAMFKFFEEQGVDFKQASTAEKLGYPKGTTALEIAKDKSRTQIVPFLDVEKTTFTIAEIREAALSNRLSIVEKYLQKGGDPAMQDDQHKTSILLSVARNDRGEEHTADMVALLLKYGADVNAVQGSNFNALMLCINSLYNKGPRILAFDNEYMEHVKIAKILIENNVNLAQAKSGSNQKALRDACEISPEITTMIVDKLIADYPNYKQEFDHQDSDGFTALHVGARSGNVDVLKLLIEKGGASINLPEDYGFIPLHEAIIAGKYDASKYLIEQGADVQHKISRGYSAYRSGDDAKAIASKSSNKKILNLF; encoded by the coding sequence ATGTTAGAACAAGAATTATTAGAAGCTGTTCGTCAAAAGAGCAAGACAAAGATAAATAAATTGATAAAACAAGGCATTGATTTGAATGCTCAAAATGAGATTGGTCAAACGCCGTTGATGTTGGCTTTGGAAATGGTATTGAGTGCTAGGATTGATCATTGGTACTCGGAGGGGCACAACGGAGATCGTTTTGTTCAATACAAATTGAACAATGGGTTATTTACTTATCATGTCAATAAAGAGGAACGCTCGTTCCCATTAAAAGATCAAAAATATTGTGCCAAACAATCTTGGGGGCCACAAGGTCAAATGGATTATTACAATGCGATCGACAGTGCTTTGGCTATTTTAAAAGGTGCTTCTCAATTGGATAGACAGGATGATAATGGAGATACTGCTTTGATAATTGCTGCTAGAATCGGAGAACCTCGTTTGTTAAAAGCACTATTAAAGGGGGGCGCTGATCCTACGATCTCAAACAAAAAGGGAGAAGTAGCACTTCATGCCATTGCAACAAGCGGTCGTCTAGATGGCTTAAAATTCTTTTTCAAACAAATAGAGGGGCTTGATGTCCATACTAAAGATGGAGCAGGTTGGACGGTTTTACATCATTTGGTAGCAACGCAAGATCATCTAGCTATGTTCAAGTTTTTTGAAGAGCAAGGTGTTGATTTTAAGCAAGCTTCTACTGCCGAAAAATTAGGCTATCCAAAAGGCACCACGGCTTTGGAGATTGCAAAAGATAAATCTAGAACTCAAATTGTTCCTTTCCTAGATGTTGAAAAAACAACTTTTACAATTGCCGAAATTAGAGAAGCCGCTTTGAGTAATCGACTGTCTATTGTTGAGAAATACTTGCAAAAAGGAGGCGATCCAGCAATGCAAGATGATCAACATAAAACGTCTATTTTATTATCGGTAGCTAGAAATGATCGAGGAGAAGAACACACGGCTGATATGGTAGCATTGTTGTTAAAATATGGTGCGGATGTAAACGCCGTTCAAGGAAGTAATTTTAATGCGTTGATGCTTTGTATTAATAGTTTATACAACAAAGGACCTCGTATTTTGGCTTTTGATAATGAATATATGGAACATGTAAAAATTGCTAAAATTTTAATAGAAAACAATGTTAATTTGGCACAAGCCAAATCTGGTTCCAACCAAAAAGCCCTTCGAGATGCGTGCGAAATATCGCCCGAAATTACTACCATGATTGTTGATAAATTAATTGCTGATTACCCTAATTATAAACAGGAATTTGATCACCAAGATAGCGATGGTTTTACGGCATTGCACGTAGGTGCTCGTTCAGGAAATGTAGATGTCTTAAAATTATTAATAGAAAAAGGAGGCGCCTCTATCAATTTGCCAGAAGACTATGGATTTATCCCGTTACATGAGGCTATTATTGCAGGCAAGTATGATGCTTCCAAGTATCTAATTGAGCAAGGAGCAGATGTGCAGCATAAAATTTCAAGAGGTTATAGCGCTTATCGATCAGGAGATGACGCCAAGGCTATTGCAAGCAAATCTAGTAATAAAAAAATATTGAATTTGTTTTAG
- the hutI gene encoding imidazolonepropionase, which produces MHTLIRNIKTLLLANNQAPKLVQGADMKTLPQLNNAFVLVEEEQIVDWGSMDNCPTFSPDQTIDATGAFVLPTWCDSHTHLVFAATREGEFIDKIQGVSYEEIARKGGGILNSAQRLQTTPHEVLLESAYQRLMEVKNYGTGAIEIKSGYGLTVDAELKMLRVIRDLKSKTKMPIKATFLGAHALPLAYKENRAGYLDLIVHKMLPQIADEGLADYIDVFCEKVAFSVAETEQIMEAGAKYGLKPKIHTNQFNCMGGIQASIAHKAISVDHLEVINDEEIACLLASDTMATLLPSAPFFINDHYPQARKMIDAGMAVALASDYNPGSTPSGKIPFVLSLACIKMKMLPEEAIHAATLNGAYAMEESHRLGTISKGKLANLIITKPMNSIAYMPYAFGSDWIDKVMIAGSL; this is translated from the coding sequence ATGCACACCTTAATTCGTAACATCAAAACACTTCTATTAGCTAACAATCAGGCTCCTAAACTTGTCCAAGGTGCTGACATGAAAACTCTCCCGCAACTAAACAATGCTTTTGTTTTGGTGGAAGAAGAGCAGATTGTAGACTGGGGATCAATGGACAATTGCCCAACATTTAGTCCAGACCAAACTATTGATGCTACAGGAGCTTTTGTTTTGCCAACTTGGTGCGACTCTCATACTCACTTGGTTTTTGCAGCTACTAGAGAAGGTGAATTTATTGATAAAATACAAGGCGTCTCTTATGAAGAGATTGCCCGTAAGGGAGGAGGTATTTTAAATTCTGCCCAACGTTTACAAACTACTCCTCACGAAGTCTTATTAGAATCAGCTTACCAACGCTTGATGGAGGTAAAAAATTATGGTACTGGTGCTATAGAAATCAAAAGTGGTTATGGTCTCACAGTGGATGCTGAGCTAAAAATGCTTCGAGTTATCCGAGATTTAAAGTCTAAGACCAAAATGCCTATCAAAGCTACCTTTTTAGGGGCTCATGCTTTGCCGTTGGCTTACAAGGAAAATAGAGCGGGTTATCTTGATTTGATTGTTCATAAAATGTTGCCTCAAATTGCAGATGAAGGACTAGCCGATTATATTGACGTTTTTTGTGAAAAAGTAGCTTTTTCTGTCGCAGAAACAGAACAAATCATGGAGGCAGGAGCCAAATATGGCTTAAAGCCTAAAATTCACACCAATCAATTTAATTGTATGGGTGGCATTCAAGCTTCGATAGCTCACAAGGCCATTTCTGTAGATCATTTGGAAGTAATCAATGACGAAGAGATTGCTTGTCTTTTGGCATCGGATACAATGGCAACACTACTCCCTTCAGCACCTTTCTTTATCAACGATCACTATCCACAGGCTCGAAAAATGATAGATGCAGGCATGGCTGTTGCACTGGCAAGTGATTACAACCCTGGTTCTACTCCTTCTGGCAAAATTCCTTTTGTCTTGTCATTAGCTTGTATCAAAATGAAAATGCTCCCTGAGGAAGCTATTCATGCCGCTACTCTCAATGGAGCTTATGCAATGGAAGAGTCGCACCGCTTAGGAACCATCAGCAAAGGTAAATTAGCTAACTTAATTATTACCAAACCTATGAATTCAATTGCTTATATGCCTTATGCTTTTGGTTCGGACTGGATTGATAAAGTAATGATTGCGGGCTCATTATAA
- a CDS encoding thioredoxin domain-containing protein, with the protein MKKILLALAITPLFVLIAAFKPTSTIVQFESANWESSKSRAIAEGKLYFVDFDASYCATCRNMDESTYMSERLANYISKNVVAVRVDVQDFDGVMWSQQYEVEALPTMLIFNEQGELVKRLVGYKNADDLLEEFSQLRTVKPAPVPPVNTAPKPAPIAADKPMSKTNSPTNPTQIGTITTNNYPNQAEKPVSSGLGLYEVAVRKQESRGYGVQVGVFSTYETVLAQASTFKRKYSKKTLIHIDEYNGSIVYKLVLGAFNSKRDAAYFRNDLRRDNIDGLVKDLSLMK; encoded by the coding sequence ATGAAGAAGATACTTCTTGCTTTAGCAATAACTCCACTTTTTGTATTGATTGCTGCTTTTAAGCCAACCTCTACCATTGTACAATTTGAATCTGCCAACTGGGAAAGTTCTAAATCTAGAGCAATAGCCGAAGGGAAATTGTATTTTGTTGATTTTGATGCTAGTTATTGTGCTACGTGTCGCAATATGGACGAAAGCACGTATATGAGCGAGCGTTTAGCCAACTATATTAGCAAAAATGTTGTAGCAGTACGTGTTGATGTACAAGACTTTGATGGTGTTATGTGGTCGCAACAGTACGAAGTAGAAGCATTGCCTACCATGCTTATATTCAATGAGCAAGGTGAGTTAGTAAAACGTTTGGTTGGTTACAAAAATGCAGATGATTTACTTGAAGAGTTTTCTCAGTTAAGAACGGTAAAACCAGCACCTGTTCCTCCTGTTAACACAGCTCCAAAGCCTGCTCCTATTGCTGCTGATAAACCAATGTCTAAAACAAATTCTCCTACGAACCCAACTCAAATAGGAACAATAACAACCAACAATTATCCAAACCAAGCAGAAAAACCAGTTTCTTCTGGGCTAGGCTTATATGAAGTAGCTGTTCGCAAACAGGAATCTAGAGGTTATGGGGTGCAAGTTGGCGTGTTCAGCACTTACGAAACTGTCTTGGCTCAAGCAAGTACTTTCAAGCGTAAATACAGCAAAAAAACATTAATTCATATTGATGAATACAATGGGTCTATCGTTTATAAGTTGGTATTGGGTGCCTTTAATTCTAAAAGAGATGCCGCTTACTTTAGAAACGATTTAAGAAGAGATAATATCGATGGCTTGGTCAAAGATTTAAGCCTTATGAAATAA
- a CDS encoding PfkB family carbohydrate kinase gives MSLLVLGTVAFDTIETPFGKADRIIGGAGTYVAWASSHFYNDIKLVSVIGGDFPNSELDALKNRGVNMDGLEIREDEKSFFWAGRYHNNMNSRDTLATELNVLENYAPVLPDSIKNVDYLMLGNFAPAVQKSVLDQLESRPKLVAMDTMNFWMDIAMDELKAVIKEVDVLTINDEEARQLSGEYSLVKAAETILEMGPTHLIIKKGEHGALLFHKEGMFYVPALPLEEVFDPTGAGDTFAGGFMGYLAKTDDFSFDNMKRALVYGSVVASYCVEKFGPNKLKEISEEDIRNRTNEFLGLMDISMAVEA, from the coding sequence ATTATTGGTGGTGCAGGTACCTATGTGGCATGGGCTAGTTCTCACTTTTACAATGACATCAAATTAGTTTCTGTCATTGGTGGCGATTTTCCAAATTCAGAATTGGATGCTTTGAAAAATAGAGGTGTTAATATGGATGGACTAGAAATAAGAGAAGATGAAAAATCTTTCTTTTGGGCTGGCCGTTATCACAATAACATGAACTCTAGGGATACTCTAGCTACCGAATTAAATGTTTTGGAAAACTATGCTCCTGTATTGCCTGATTCTATCAAGAATGTTGACTATTTGATGTTAGGGAACTTTGCCCCTGCTGTACAAAAGAGCGTTTTAGACCAATTAGAATCTCGCCCTAAATTGGTGGCAATGGATACCATGAACTTTTGGATGGATATTGCTATGGACGAACTGAAAGCAGTTATCAAGGAAGTTGATGTATTGACAATCAACGATGAAGAAGCCCGCCAACTTTCTGGAGAGTATTCTTTGGTAAAAGCTGCTGAGACCATCTTAGAAATGGGTCCAACTCATTTGATCATCAAGAAAGGCGAACACGGTGCGTTGTTGTTCCACAAAGAAGGCATGTTCTATGTTCCTGCCCTACCTTTGGAAGAAGTATTTGATCCAACAGGAGCTGGCGACACTTTTGCAGGAGGTTTTATGGGTTACTTAGCCAAAACGGACGATTTCTCATTTGATAATATGAAACGTGCTTTGGTCTATGGTTCTGTTGTTGCTTCTTATTGTGTCGAAAAATTTGGACCAAACAAATTAAAAGAGATTAGTGAAGAAGACATCCGTAATAGAACCAATGAATTCCTTGGTTTGATGGATATTTCGATGGCAGTAGAAGCATAA